The proteins below are encoded in one region of Deinococcus seoulensis:
- a CDS encoding DMT family transporter, which produces MLPTHPAAPATLAGPDARATRLALTGVIVTVTIWGGNVVLLKTLLSHLNAESINTGRFLLASAVLVTLAVRAHGWPRWTWQTWLTVAGVGLLGNSVFQTLFLIGIRLSPAGVAGVVNGMVPVLVLPLGLLLGTRVTRRQATGVAVAFGGLLTLLLLTRQPGSPVTPGGMAWLLAAATAWALYTLFNRTLSGRLGALPFVAFSLALGSLPYLLYAAPHVQLGGTPPLAWAGVALSGLGANVVAYLAWARGAQVLGAARTSVWNTLAPVIALMLGAALLHERLPLTVWAAAAVILGGAALANWPGRTAAPPTGGTRHNAPTG; this is translated from the coding sequence GTGCTCCCCACCCATCCAGCCGCCCCGGCCACCCTGGCCGGACCCGACGCGCGGGCCACGCGCCTGGCACTGACCGGCGTGATCGTCACCGTGACCATCTGGGGCGGGAACGTGGTGCTGCTCAAGACACTGCTGTCACACCTGAACGCCGAGAGCATCAACACCGGGCGGTTCCTGCTGGCCTCGGCGGTCCTGGTGACGCTGGCCGTCCGCGCGCACGGCTGGCCCCGCTGGACGTGGCAGACGTGGCTGACCGTCGCGGGCGTGGGCCTGCTGGGCAACAGCGTGTTCCAGACGCTGTTCCTGATCGGCATCCGGCTCTCCCCGGCGGGCGTGGCGGGCGTCGTGAACGGCATGGTGCCCGTGCTGGTGCTGCCACTGGGGCTGCTGCTGGGCACGCGGGTCACGCGGCGGCAGGCGACGGGCGTGGCCGTGGCCTTCGGCGGCCTGCTGACCCTGCTGCTCCTGACCCGGCAACCCGGATCGCCCGTCACGCCGGGCGGCATGGCGTGGCTGCTGGCCGCCGCGACCGCCTGGGCGCTGTACACCCTGTTCAACCGCACGCTGTCCGGGCGGCTGGGGGCGCTGCCGTTCGTGGCGTTCAGCCTCGCGCTGGGCAGCCTGCCGTACCTGCTGTACGCCGCGCCGCACGTGCAACTGGGCGGCACGCCGCCACTGGCGTGGGCGGGCGTGGCACTCAGCGGGCTGGGCGCGAACGTCGTGGCGTACCTCGCGTGGGCGCGCGGCGCGCAGGTGCTCGGCGCGGCCCGCACCAGCGTTTGGAACACCCTGGCCCCCGTGATCGCCCTGATGCTGGGCGCGGCCCTGCTGCACGAACGACTGCCGCTGACCGTCTGGGCGGCCGCCGCCGTGATCCTCGGCGGCGCGGCCCTCGCCAACTGGCCCGGCCGGACGGCAGCCCCACCGACCGGCGGCACCCGGCACAACGCCCCCACCGGGTAG
- a CDS encoding S41 family peptidase has translation MSFNPPPRRQVPLNPIRRRRTWSALTAALLCAALPLAAASPATDLYRDATTRVLRDYYGWSTADLKALTEQYGRTLEERCAPAGDACPFETAREVLTELFTQVGDAHTSVRDPESALRLREVQENLAVPRTGARVVSVPGGLLVASVMPGSPAEQAGLRPFDLLTRVNGAPAGKNPDPTPSADTGNGTGAGTQDDQAAPGTDLLGAREFTRLERAAQPIQVEVTAPGRAPRPLTLTTATLRARDEPTLNWVGPDRRTALISVASFLPSDTAAQFLARVREAEREGARALLIDLRFNGGGSLTQCVAAASIFAPTQYRSRFRTGGTMYAGIEGRPAGPQDRQRPPDTAVWRGPAAVLVGPNTASCSEVFTYYAQRAGALAVGEVTRGVGNSGVTLEPLPDGGVVSVTVLRAYWPDGTPLPAHVTPDVPAPTDLRALTTQGQDTCLNAALNALNARTGHLPAPATSSAAPQRP, from the coding sequence GTGTCCTTCAATCCACCACCGCGCCGTCAGGTGCCGCTGAACCCGATCCGTCGGCGCCGCACGTGGTCGGCCCTGACGGCCGCCCTGCTGTGCGCGGCGCTGCCACTGGCGGCCGCCAGTCCGGCCACGGACCTGTACCGCGACGCCACCACCCGTGTCTTGCGTGACTACTACGGCTGGAGTACCGCCGACCTGAAAGCCCTGACCGAGCAGTACGGCCGCACCCTGGAGGAACGCTGCGCGCCTGCCGGGGACGCCTGCCCGTTCGAGACGGCCCGCGAGGTCCTGACCGAACTGTTCACGCAGGTCGGGGACGCCCACACCAGCGTGCGCGACCCGGAAAGTGCGCTGCGCCTGCGGGAAGTGCAGGAGAACCTCGCGGTGCCCCGTACGGGCGCGCGGGTGGTCAGCGTGCCCGGCGGGCTGCTGGTCGCGTCGGTCATGCCGGGCAGCCCGGCCGAGCAGGCAGGCCTGCGCCCGTTCGACCTGCTGACCCGCGTGAACGGCGCGCCCGCCGGGAAGAACCCGGACCCCACCCCCAGCGCCGATACCGGCAATGGCACGGGCGCGGGCACGCAGGACGATCAGGCCGCGCCCGGCACGGACCTGCTGGGCGCCAGGGAATTCACGCGACTGGAACGCGCCGCGCAGCCCATCCAGGTCGAGGTGACCGCGCCGGGCCGCGCGCCCCGCCCGCTGACCCTGACGACCGCCACCCTGCGCGCGCGGGACGAACCCACCCTGAACTGGGTCGGGCCGGACCGCCGGACCGCGCTGATCTCGGTCGCGTCGTTCCTGCCGTCCGACACGGCCGCGCAGTTCCTGGCCCGCGTGCGCGAGGCGGAACGCGAAGGAGCGCGCGCCCTGCTGATCGACCTGCGCTTCAACGGGGGCGGCAGCCTGACGCAGTGCGTGGCGGCCGCCAGTATCTTCGCGCCTACCCAGTACCGCAGCCGCTTCCGCACGGGCGGCACCATGTACGCCGGGATCGAGGGCCGTCCGGCTGGCCCGCAGGACCGCCAGCGTCCGCCGGACACGGCCGTGTGGCGCGGCCCGGCCGCCGTGCTGGTCGGCCCGAACACCGCCTCGTGCTCGGAGGTCTTCACGTACTACGCGCAGCGGGCCGGGGCGCTGGCCGTGGGCGAGGTCACGCGCGGCGTGGGGAACAGCGGCGTGACCCTCGAACCCCTCCCGGACGGCGGAGTGGTGTCCGTCACGGTCCTGCGCGCCTACTGGCCCGACGGCACGCCGCTCCCGGCGCACGTGACGCCCGACGTGCCGGCCCCCACCGACCTGCGCGCCCTGACCACCCAGGGCCAGGACACCTGCCTGAACGCCGCGCTGAACGCCCTGAACGCCCGGACCGGGCACCTGCCCGCACCCGCCACCAGTTCCGCCGCGCCGCAACGCCCCTGA
- a CDS encoding phospholipase A2, whose protein sequence is MRSFKLPALPAALLSVTLAACSQTGAPQQLSTYADRPELQDTGSQAILARYGNDPGLIAALREAYGETPSILTLPAAPAITGLDLTGDRLAYIKRTGWGTVGNYNTQYAAYAATSLPYPGLDWTRDGCSAPDGLGLGYREDFRPACNVHDFGYRNLKIYQRTDANRATTDDAFYTNMKSICAAKSWYARPACYSAAYAYYQGVRIGGSDSF, encoded by the coding sequence ATGCGTTCATTCAAGCTGCCCGCCCTGCCCGCCGCCCTGCTCTCGGTGACGCTCGCCGCATGCTCGCAGACCGGCGCGCCCCAGCAGCTCAGCACCTACGCCGACCGACCCGAGTTGCAGGACACGGGCAGTCAGGCCATCCTGGCCCGCTACGGCAACGACCCCGGCCTGATCGCTGCGCTGCGCGAAGCGTACGGCGAGACGCCCAGCATCCTGACCCTGCCCGCCGCGCCCGCCATCACCGGCCTGGACCTGACGGGCGACCGACTCGCGTACATCAAACGCACCGGCTGGGGCACCGTCGGCAACTACAACACCCAGTACGCCGCGTACGCCGCGACCAGCCTCCCCTACCCCGGCCTGGACTGGACCCGCGACGGATGCAGCGCCCCCGACGGCCTGGGCCTCGGCTACCGCGAGGACTTCCGCCCGGCCTGCAACGTGCACGACTTCGGGTACCGCAACCTGAAAATCTACCAGCGCACCGACGCCAACCGCGCCACCACCGACGACGCCTTCTACACCAACATGAAAAGCATCTGCGCCGCCAAGAGCTGGTACGCCCGCCCCGCCTGCTACAGCGCCGCGTACGCCTACTACCAGGGTGTCCGCATCGGCGGCAGCGACAGCTTCTGA
- a CDS encoding pectate lyase family protein, whose amino-acid sequence MRRTPLQLTALTVLLSACTLTRPPAGQALGRESLPERNGWAASGTGTTGGSRADAAHTFTVSTHAELISALGNGDGTPRLIYVRGTIDGMTAPDGRVLTCTDFQEGGYTLDAYLNAYDPATYGRTQKPAGPLEDARRASAQRQAAQVKVRVGSNTSLIGLDRGARLTHLNLWVEKADNVIIRNLTLEDAADCFPAWDPTDGATGNWNSEYDLISIVTSTHVWVDRVDLSDGRNPDQAQPTLLGRPYQVHDGALDITKGSDLVTVSWSVLRDHDKSMLIGSTDKPAAPDVPTSDRGRLRVTLHHNLFRNLGQRVPRVRFGQVHLYNNLYEITDPATYGYSIGAGVGAQLVVQNNAFGLPAGVTPDRVLYNWSKPDLDLPQVRATGNVLTDGTEVDLLAAFNAANPARPLTGNVTWTPELTVAPPQDARTVPAAVRAGAGPR is encoded by the coding sequence ATGCGCCGTACCCCGCTTCAGCTGACCGCCCTGACCGTCCTCCTCAGCGCCTGCACGCTCACCCGCCCCCCGGCCGGACAGGCACTGGGCCGCGAGAGCCTCCCCGAGCGCAACGGCTGGGCCGCCAGCGGCACCGGCACCACCGGCGGCAGCCGCGCCGACGCCGCCCACACCTTCACGGTCAGCACCCACGCCGAACTGATCAGCGCGCTGGGCAACGGCGACGGCACCCCCCGCCTGATCTACGTGCGCGGCACCATCGACGGCATGACCGCCCCCGACGGCCGAGTGCTGACCTGCACGGACTTCCAGGAGGGCGGCTACACCCTGGACGCCTACCTGAACGCCTACGACCCCGCCACGTACGGCCGCACCCAGAAACCCGCCGGGCCGCTGGAGGACGCCCGCCGGGCCAGCGCCCAGCGGCAGGCGGCGCAGGTCAAGGTGCGGGTCGGGTCGAACACCAGCCTGATCGGCCTGGACCGCGGCGCCCGCCTGACCCACCTGAACCTGTGGGTCGAGAAGGCCGACAACGTCATCATCCGCAACCTGACCCTGGAGGACGCCGCCGACTGCTTCCCCGCCTGGGACCCCACCGACGGCGCGACCGGCAACTGGAACTCCGAGTACGACCTGATCAGCATCGTGACGTCCACGCACGTCTGGGTGGACCGCGTGGACCTCAGCGACGGCCGCAACCCGGACCAGGCGCAGCCCACCCTGCTGGGCCGCCCCTATCAGGTGCACGACGGGGCGCTGGACATCACGAAAGGCTCGGACCTCGTCACGGTGTCCTGGAGTGTGCTGCGCGACCACGACAAGAGCATGCTGATCGGCTCGACCGACAAACCCGCCGCGCCGGACGTGCCCACCTCGGACCGGGGGCGGCTGCGGGTCACGCTGCACCACAACCTCTTCCGGAACCTGGGGCAGCGCGTCCCGCGCGTCCGCTTCGGGCAGGTTCACCTGTACAACAACCTGTACGAGATCACCGACCCCGCCACGTACGGCTACAGCATCGGCGCGGGCGTCGGCGCGCAACTGGTCGTGCAGAACAACGCCTTCGGGCTTCCGGCAGGTGTCACGCCCGACCGGGTGCTGTACAACTGGAGTAAACCCGACCTGGACCTGCCGCAGGTCCGCGCGACCGGGAACGTCCTGACTGACGGGACTGAGGTGGACCTGCTCGCCGCGTTCAACGCCGCCAACCCGGCGCGCCCGCTGACCGGCAACGTCACCTGGACGCCGGAGCTGACCGTCGCCCCCCCGCAGGACGCCCGCACGGTGCCCGCTGCCGTCCGCGCCGGAGCGGGACCCCGCTGA
- a CDS encoding NAD(P)H-dependent oxidoreductase subunit E, producing MPVTRLEICTEHLTIDQREDLLDAVWTALRISPGMVTADGNVELALKHCGESVPAEDAPLVRVNDIEYRNVTPERLVTLMKRWSR from the coding sequence GTGCCCGTTACCCGCCTGGAAATCTGTACTGAACACCTCACCATCGATCAACGCGAGGACCTGCTCGACGCCGTCTGGACGGCGCTGCGCATCAGCCCCGGCATGGTCACGGCCGACGGGAACGTCGAACTGGCCCTCAAGCACTGCGGCGAGTCCGTGCCCGCCGAGGACGCCCCGCTGGTCCGCGTGAACGACATCGAGTACCGCAACGTCACGCCCGAACGCCTCGTGACCCTCATGAAACGCTGGTCCCGCTGA
- a CDS encoding DUF5063 domain-containing protein: MRRVHTSLLERGDCTPGELADLLDGLRREVQALPFNLPDADTLPREEYRDLRARIARAWPEPGFYDPATGRALGHCDLPAEIGDALDDLTDLALDLGTALALADTGGADALAWLRFSHDIHWGDHVKDVTPHLRWLG, encoded by the coding sequence GTGCGCCGGGTTCACACATCCCTGCTGGAACGGGGGGATTGCACGCCCGGCGAACTGGCCGACCTGCTCGACGGGTTGCGGCGGGAAGTTCAGGCGCTGCCCTTCAACCTCCCGGACGCAGACACGCTCCCCCGCGAGGAGTACCGCGACCTGCGCGCCCGCATCGCCCGGGCGTGGCCGGAACCCGGCTTCTACGACCCGGCCACCGGACGCGCCCTGGGCCACTGCGACCTCCCCGCCGAGATCGGCGACGCGCTGGACGACCTGACCGACCTCGCCCTTGACCTGGGCACCGCTCTCGCGCTGGCCGACACGGGCGGGGCCGATGCGCTGGCGTGGCTGCGCTTCTCCCACGACATCCACTGGGGCGACCACGTAAAGGACGTCACCCCTCACCTGCGCTGGCTGGGCTAG
- the mnmA gene encoding tRNA 2-thiouridine(34) synthase MnmA produces MSAPTSPVPSVPLPAAPVAGERVLCAMSGGVDSSVTAALLKDQGYQVVGAMMRFWPDDKRTDTFDSCCSPDAAYEARRVAEQVGVPFYLLDYREQFQRHIVGPFIDEYSKGRTPNPCVNCNTKVKFDELVKKAKMLGCRYVATGHYVKRVENARGEVEFHRGDDPRKDQTYFLWGTPRDALPYILFPVGELEKPQVRQIAEERGLLTAQKPESQNICFVPGKVQDFVAEHIPQAQGFIREISSGEVVGEHLGTQFYTLGQKKGLGLYQSHRVRHVVHLAPDTNTVWVGDYDDCLWTGLKAQSANYLIDLADLPHELEVQVRYRTAPVKARVIRADESGFELAFQDPQFAVAPGQSAVLYAGPRLLGGGLIEDHVPTLPEPKAPPKKRPAVLLS; encoded by the coding sequence ATGAGCGCACCCACCTCGCCTGTCCCTTCCGTTCCCCTTCCGGCTGCTCCTGTGGCGGGCGAGCGGGTGCTGTGCGCCATGTCCGGCGGCGTGGACAGCAGCGTGACGGCGGCGTTGCTGAAGGACCAGGGGTACCAGGTGGTCGGCGCGATGATGCGCTTCTGGCCGGACGACAAACGCACGGACACCTTCGACTCGTGCTGCTCGCCGGACGCGGCGTACGAGGCGCGGCGCGTGGCCGAGCAGGTGGGCGTGCCGTTCTACCTGCTGGATTACCGCGAGCAGTTCCAGCGGCACATCGTGGGGCCGTTCATCGACGAGTACAGCAAGGGGCGCACGCCGAACCCCTGCGTGAACTGCAACACCAAGGTGAAGTTCGACGAACTGGTGAAGAAGGCGAAGATGCTCGGCTGCCGCTACGTCGCCACCGGTCACTACGTGAAGCGCGTGGAGAACGCGCGGGGCGAGGTGGAATTCCACCGGGGCGACGATCCCCGCAAGGATCAGACGTACTTCCTGTGGGGCACGCCGCGTGACGCGCTGCCGTACATCCTGTTCCCGGTGGGCGAACTGGAGAAACCGCAGGTGCGTCAGATCGCCGAGGAACGCGGCCTGCTGACGGCGCAGAAACCCGAGAGTCAGAACATCTGCTTCGTGCCCGGCAAGGTGCAGGACTTCGTCGCCGAGCACATCCCGCAGGCGCAGGGCTTCATCCGCGAGATCAGCAGCGGCGAGGTCGTCGGGGAGCACCTGGGCACGCAGTTCTACACGCTGGGCCAGAAGAAGGGCCTGGGCCTGTACCAGTCGCACCGCGTGCGGCACGTCGTGCACCTGGCACCCGACACGAACACCGTCTGGGTGGGCGACTACGACGACTGCCTGTGGACCGGCCTGAAGGCGCAGAGTGCCAACTACCTGATCGACCTGGCGGACCTGCCCCACGAACTGGAGGTGCAGGTCCGTTACCGCACCGCGCCCGTGAAGGCCCGCGTGATCCGCGCCGACGAGAGCGGCTTCGAACTGGCCTTCCAGGACCCGCAGTTCGCGGTCGCGCCCGGCCAGAGCGCCGTGCTGTACGCCGGACCACGCCTGCTGGGCGGCGGGCTGATCGAGGACCACGTCCCCACCCTGCCCGAACCGAAAGCCCCGCCGAAGAAACGTCCGGCGGTCCTGCTGTCCTGA
- a CDS encoding TerC family protein, translating into MESLFGWITQPEAWLAFGTLLLLEVVLGIDNVIFISILAGKLPPEQQQRARTIGLLGAMLMRLGLLFSISWIYSLKNELFQVFGQGFSGRDLILIFGGLFLLYKAVKEMHEQLEGPHHGAGASAGAVVGANFAAIIGQIMLLDLVFSLDSVITAVGMADDIGVMVSAVVVTVAIMLVAARPIGEFVQAHPTVKMLALSFLLLIGVNLIADGFGFKIPKGYTYFAMGFAIAVELLNLRVRRGTPVQLHGSDRQPD; encoded by the coding sequence ATGGAATCACTGTTCGGTTGGATCACGCAGCCCGAGGCCTGGCTGGCGTTCGGCACGCTGCTGCTGCTGGAAGTCGTGCTGGGGATCGATAACGTCATTTTCATCTCGATCCTGGCGGGCAAACTGCCGCCGGAGCAGCAGCAGCGCGCCCGGACCATCGGTCTGCTGGGGGCGATGCTCATGCGGCTGGGCCTGCTGTTCTCGATCAGCTGGATCTACAGTCTGAAAAATGAGCTGTTTCAGGTATTCGGGCAGGGCTTCTCGGGTCGGGACCTGATCCTGATCTTCGGCGGGTTGTTCCTGCTGTACAAGGCCGTCAAGGAGATGCACGAGCAACTCGAGGGTCCGCATCACGGTGCGGGCGCGTCGGCGGGCGCGGTGGTGGGGGCGAACTTCGCGGCGATCATCGGGCAGATCATGCTGCTGGACCTCGTGTTCAGCCTCGACAGCGTCATCACGGCGGTCGGGATGGCGGACGATATCGGCGTGATGGTCTCGGCGGTGGTGGTGACGGTGGCGATCATGCTGGTGGCCGCGCGGCCCATCGGGGAGTTCGTGCAGGCGCACCCGACCGTGAAGATGCTGGCCCTGTCGTTCCTGCTGCTGATCGGCGTGAACCTGATCGCGGACGGTTTCGGGTTCAAGATTCCCAAGGGGTACACGTACTTCGCGATGGGCTTCGCGATTGCGGTGGAACTGCTGAACCTGCGTGTGCGGCGCGGCACGCCGGTGCAACTGCACGGCTCGGACCGGCAGCCGGACTGA
- the lysA gene encoding diaminopimelate decarboxylase, whose amino-acid sequence MSLSPEHFHAAAHAYGTPLYVYDAAELDVALARVRAAFGDARVYYAMKANPNLTLLRRLHAQGVGFECVSAGELARAARVGATGERILVNGPAKTPGEYATGAQLGATFILDREEEVRLLPPGSRALVRVNPALNVSTHDHLATGAAGSKFGVTPEQAPRVLDALRAAGHTALGLHVHIGSAIRDAHDFTAAFHRLGELRAHTGPLAVLDAGGGWGLGADLHGIAREARAAAQAFGAELWVEPGRYLVAQAGTLLTRVVGTKRTGRNFVLVDAGMTELLRPMLYGAQHPVTPLWDRSGTDTWDLAGPACESGDLLARDLRLPDPHPGDLLAIHEAGAYGAAMSSTYLTRPRPPEVLHDAGTWTVIRQRETPQDIWHAEETGA is encoded by the coding sequence ATGAGCCTCTCGCCGGAGCACTTTCACGCCGCCGCGCACGCGTACGGCACGCCCCTGTACGTCTACGACGCCGCCGAACTCGACGTCGCGCTGGCCCGCGTCCGCGCCGCGTTCGGGGACGCCCGCGTGTACTACGCCATGAAAGCCAACCCCAACCTGACCCTCCTGCGCCGCCTGCACGCCCAGGGTGTCGGTTTCGAATGCGTCAGCGCCGGGGAACTCGCCCGCGCCGCCCGAGTGGGCGCCACTGGTGAGCGCATCCTCGTGAACGGCCCCGCCAAGACGCCCGGCGAGTACGCCACCGGCGCGCAGCTCGGCGCGACGTTCATCCTCGACCGCGAAGAGGAGGTCCGCCTGCTGCCCCCCGGCTCCCGCGCGCTGGTCCGCGTGAACCCCGCCCTGAACGTCAGCACCCACGACCACCTCGCCACCGGCGCCGCGGGCAGCAAATTCGGCGTGACCCCCGAACAGGCCCCCCGCGTGCTGGACGCCCTGCGCGCCGCCGGGCACACCGCCCTGGGCCTGCACGTCCACATCGGCAGCGCCATCCGCGACGCGCACGACTTCACCGCCGCCTTCCACCGCCTCGGCGAACTGCGCGCCCACACCGGCCCGCTGGCCGTCCTCGACGCCGGGGGCGGCTGGGGCCTGGGCGCCGACCTGCACGGCATCGCCCGCGAAGCCCGCGCCGCCGCCCAGGCCTTCGGCGCCGAGCTGTGGGTCGAACCCGGCCGGTACCTCGTCGCGCAGGCCGGCACCCTCCTCACCCGCGTGGTCGGCACCAAACGCACCGGCCGGAACTTCGTGCTGGTCGACGCCGGCATGACCGAACTGCTGCGCCCCATGCTGTACGGCGCGCAGCACCCCGTCACGCCCCTCTGGGACCGCAGCGGAACCGACACCTGGGACCTCGCCGGACCCGCCTGCGAGAGCGGCGACCTCCTCGCCCGCGACCTCCGCCTGCCCGACCCGCACCCCGGCGACCTCCTCGCCATCCACGAAGCAGGCGCGTACGGCGCCGCCATGAGCAGCACCTACCTCACCCGCCCCCGCCCCCCCGAGGTTCTGCATGACGCGGGCACCTGGACCGTCATCCGCCAGCGTGAAACCCCGCAGGACATCTGGCACGCCGAAGAGACCGGAGCGTAA
- a CDS encoding TetR/AcrR family transcriptional regulator: MTVPPVSAPAVPDTTRARIQQEAARLFVQSGYHGVSMREVAEAVGVTKPALYHHYADKEALFLAMLEGTLAGLARLVAAANSQVGIRLQLDTLVYELLASAPEQRVGLQLASELRHVSAERRGAFEREYRRVWIGGLSELFELAAARGELRSDVAPAMLARAFLALTYPLVTGAPPSDPQGMGRALLAVFLDGATSRPELNG, from the coding sequence ATGACGGTTCCTCCTGTTTCTGCTCCTGCCGTGCCTGACACGACCCGCGCCCGCATTCAGCAGGAGGCGGCGCGGCTGTTCGTGCAGAGCGGGTACCACGGGGTCAGCATGCGCGAGGTGGCCGAGGCGGTCGGCGTGACCAAACCGGCCCTGTACCACCATTACGCCGACAAGGAGGCGTTGTTCCTGGCGATGCTGGAGGGCACCCTGGCGGGGCTGGCGCGGCTGGTCGCGGCGGCGAACTCGCAGGTGGGGATCCGCCTTCAGCTCGATACGCTGGTGTACGAGTTGCTGGCCAGCGCGCCCGAGCAGCGGGTGGGGTTGCAACTGGCGAGCGAGTTACGGCACGTGAGTGCCGAGCGGCGCGGCGCGTTCGAACGCGAGTACCGCCGCGTGTGGATCGGGGGCCTGTCCGAACTGTTCGAGCTGGCGGCCGCGCGGGGCGAGTTGCGTTCGGATGTGGCCCCGGCGATGCTGGCGCGGGCGTTCCTGGCGCTCACGTACCCGCTGGTGACGGGCGCGCCGCCCAGCGATCCGCAGGGCATGGGGCGGGCGCTGCTGGCCGTGTTCCTGGACGGCGCGACGTCCCGGCCCGAACTGAACGGATGA
- a CDS encoding M23 family metallopeptidase, with the protein MSARRFLLLSVPLSGVALAHYATPLPLSAVAPAKAQFGLPFAGPPGPDTWMLGQGYGNTTGAYRQRRSTYGNLQGIHAGLDFSAPCGTPVRAIGDGVVAEVDGPHGSPPHNVVVNHAGNLSSLYGHLRVRSSVRVGQRVTRGQVIGESGDSQGTCVSAPHLHLELRDRSHQRFLNPLPYIAADWNSLALAGSFGRGYEYDLERPRRWQTPDSQPAALRGGPLLNEYRQPWPPAAGGAR; encoded by the coding sequence ATGTCTGCCCGCCGATTCCTGCTCCTCAGCGTGCCGCTGTCCGGCGTGGCGCTAGCCCACTACGCCACGCCGCTGCCCCTGAGTGCCGTCGCGCCCGCGAAGGCGCAGTTCGGGCTGCCGTTCGCAGGGCCGCCCGGCCCGGACACCTGGATGCTGGGCCAGGGCTACGGGAACACGACGGGCGCGTACCGGCAGCGGCGCAGCACGTACGGGAACCTGCAGGGCATCCATGCGGGCCTGGATTTCAGTGCGCCGTGCGGCACGCCCGTGCGGGCCATCGGGGACGGCGTGGTGGCCGAGGTGGACGGCCCGCACGGCAGCCCGCCGCACAACGTGGTCGTGAACCACGCCGGGAACCTGTCCAGTCTGTACGGGCATCTGCGGGTGCGCTCCAGCGTGCGCGTGGGGCAGCGGGTGACGCGCGGGCAGGTCATCGGCGAGAGCGGCGACTCGCAGGGCACGTGTGTCAGCGCGCCGCACCTGCACCTGGAACTGCGGGACCGGTCGCACCAGCGCTTCCTGAATCCGCTGCCGTACATCGCGGCGGACTGGAATTCACTGGCGCTGGCCGGGAGTTTCGGGCGGGGCTACGAGTACGACCTGGAGCGTCCCCGGCGCTGGCAGACGCCGGACTCGCAGCCTGCCGCGCTGCGGGGCGGCCCGCTGCTGAACGAGTACCGTCAGCCCTGGCCTCCCGCTGCCGGGGGTGCCCGGTGA
- a CDS encoding class I SAM-dependent rRNA methyltransferase, with product MKKSPTVTLQAQAVRRIAGRYPFGHSGDIARADDGIQPGEVVNVRAEGSTRLIARGYFNPQGATPLRLLTWQDEDIDLKFYRARVKAALARREGRILNTDAMRVLHAEADGMPGVIADQFGSVLSVQLRNAGVERHRDLIVKALKDETRAASAFERSDTGERRREGLDLVTGTLWGDVPERVEFFEDDLRLHFAPMDAQKTGFFLDQRDNRRLMASLVRPGAGFLDVYSYTGGFSLHAAKAGAKAVAIDKDNVALAALEQAARSNGLQVGVRWGDALEALAALEKDRRTFSAIVLDPPTLAKRRDDVPRAKRIFTDGAASALRMLESGGHLMISTCAHYIRVDDLLDAARVAAAEANTDAEVLDVTYQPADHPHLLSVPESLYLKSILLRKA from the coding sequence GTGAAGAAGTCCCCCACCGTCACCCTTCAAGCCCAGGCGGTGCGCCGCATCGCGGGCCGCTACCCGTTCGGGCACAGCGGCGACATCGCCCGCGCCGACGACGGCATCCAGCCCGGCGAGGTCGTGAACGTCCGCGCCGAGGGAAGCACCCGCCTGATCGCGCGCGGGTACTTCAACCCGCAGGGAGCCACGCCGCTGAGGTTGCTGACCTGGCAGGACGAGGACATCGACCTGAAGTTCTACCGCGCCCGCGTGAAGGCCGCCCTGGCACGCCGCGAGGGCCGCATCCTGAACACCGACGCCATGCGCGTCCTGCACGCCGAGGCCGACGGGATGCCCGGCGTGATCGCCGACCAGTTCGGGTCCGTCCTGAGCGTGCAACTGCGCAACGCCGGTGTGGAACGCCACCGCGACCTGATCGTGAAGGCCCTGAAGGACGAGACCCGCGCCGCGAGTGCCTTCGAGCGCAGCGACACCGGCGAGCGCCGCCGCGAGGGCCTGGACCTCGTGACCGGGACCCTGTGGGGCGACGTGCCGGAGCGCGTGGAATTCTTCGAGGACGACCTGCGCCTGCACTTCGCGCCGATGGACGCGCAGAAGACCGGCTTCTTCCTCGACCAGCGCGACAACCGCCGCCTGATGGCCTCGCTCGTCCGGCCCGGCGCGGGCTTCCTGGACGTGTACTCGTACACCGGGGGCTTCAGCCTGCACGCCGCGAAGGCCGGCGCGAAGGCAGTCGCCATCGACAAGGACAACGTCGCCCTGGCCGCGCTGGAACAGGCGGCGCGCAGTAACGGCCTTCAGGTCGGCGTGCGCTGGGGCGACGCCCTGGAAGCCCTCGCCGCACTGGAAAAGGACCGGCGGACCTTCTCGGCCATCGTCCTCGACCCGCCCACCCTCGCCAAACGGCGCGACGACGTACCCCGCGCCAAACGCATCTTCACCGACGGCGCCGCCAGCGCCCTGCGGATGCTGGAAAGCGGCGGGCACCTGATGATCAGCACCTGCGCCCACTACATCCGCGTGGACGACCTGCTCGACGCCGCCCGCGTCGCCGCCGCCGAGGCGAACACCGACGCCGAGGTGCTGGACGTGACCTACCAGCCCGCCGACCACCCGCACCTCCTGAGCGTCCCCGAGAGCCTGTACCTCAAGAGCATCCTGCTGCGCAAAGCCTGA